GTTGACCATAGGGCTGGCCCAAGTGGCGATTTGTTCGGCATCGGTGACGGTCCCGCTCAGATTGTCCCCCAGAGCCCGCATGCGCCCGACATATTGGGACGCATTTTCCAGTTGTCGGATGGTCTTGTCGCCGCCCATCAGGTCCATCATGGCCTGCAGGGTGTTGACTATCCCGCTCGAGCTGGCCACGGCCCCATTGATTTCGTTGCGTATTTGGGCGAGGGCGTCGGCCAACTGGTGCGCACCGCCGGTCAGCTGGTCCAGCTCGCCTCCGTGCTCTTCGAGCAGGGTGGTCGCTTCGTCGAGCTTGCCGCCCACTTCACCAGCCTGAAACGAGACCTTGGTCTCCTTCAGAGGTTCCCCGTTCGGTCGGGTCAAGCCCCGCACCATCACGATGTTGGGCAATTCTGCTATCTCGCGGGACATCATCTCGATGTCGGCAAGCGCGCCGGGTGTCCGCAGGTCTCGGGGGGATTTGATGAACAGCACCATCGGAGTCATCGCGTTCATCGGGAAATGGCGGTTCATCGCCTCGTATCCTTTGACGCTTTCGACGTGCTGCGGCACCGTCTTGAGATCGTCGTAGTTGAATCGGATCAGCAGCGTGCAGCCGGCCAGGGCGACCAGCACAATGAGACTGCCGACCAGGTGGATGGTGGACCGACGCACGATGCGAACACCCGAACGCCGCCACATTCGACTGGTCAGGTCGCGTCGCGGCTTGATCCAGCCCCGCCGTCCGGTGAGTGTCAGGATGGCGGGCAGCAGGGTGACCGCACCCAGCAGCGACACCGTGATGGCAACCGCAATTGCCGGGCCCACCGCCGAAAACACTTCCAGTTTGGTGAACACCATCGCCAGAAATGTGACGGCGACGGTGGCCGCCGATGCGGTGATCACCTTGCCGATGGACATCAACGCCTTCTTGACCGCCATGTCCGATTTTTCGCCGTGGCGCACATAGTCGTGATAGCGACTTATCAGAAAGACGGCGTAATCGGTTCCCGCCCCGATCATGACCGCGCTCATAAAGACGATCGCCTGCATGTTCACGGCCAGGCCGAACTCGGCGAGCCCGGACAACGTGCCCTGCGCAGTGACCACCGACGCTCCGATGGTGGCCAGCGGCACCAGCATGGTCACCAGGTTCCGATAGACGAGGATCAGGATGATCAGCACGCTGACCGCGGTGCCGATCTCGATGATCCGCACATCTTTCTCGCCGAGCTCCGTCAGGTCGGCGACCGTGGCGATCGGACCGCTGAGGTGGACGGTCAGGCTGGTTCCCGCGACTGTTTGCTTGACGATCGCGGCGACGCGTTTGAACGCCGCTTGTGTCTCAGGCGACGCGGCATCGCCCGCGAACGTGATGGGCAGGTTCCAAGCCTTGTTGTCCTTGCTGGCCAACAGCTCCTTCATTTCGGGGACGGCGAGAAAATCCTGAACCGATATTTTGTCCTGCGTGTCCGCCCGCAGGTTTTCGATCAGTTTTCGGTAGACGGCCTCGTCGGCGGGTCCCAGCCCGTTCTCGTTGGTCAAGAGGACCAAAAGGAGGGCGGAGGTCTCAATTTTTTCCTGGAAAGCCGCGCTCATCTCCTTTTGCAGGACCATCGATGGGGCCCCGGGCGGCAGGGGAGCTTGCTCGCGCTTTGCGGCTTGCGCCTGCAGCGTTGGGAGCAACAGCGTCAGCGCGGCCGCCACCGCGATCCAGCACCCAATGACGATCAGCGGCCATCGCACCACGAAGTTGCCGATACGGTCGAACAGTCCCCCGGCTTTGGCCTCGTCATGCCTTGCCACCCGATAACCGTACAAGCCTGGCAATCGGTGGCGTGGGGAAATGACGATAACCGCATTAACCGTGACGTTGCCGTTACTTTGGCGGCGTTTGACCACTGCGGGCGTCAAATACGCAGATCAGGGGCATTTCGTGGGATCGGCTGGCGTGCCCGCAGCCGACGCTGGCGGGCGGGATGCGGCGTCCGAACAGATAGCTCGCTGGACTCAAACTTGCACGGTCGTGCTGGTTTGCGGTCACGGTCCGGCAAAGTGGGCATTTCGGTCCTGGTGCACCTCGCGGTCGTGCGACACTCTCCCCGTGGCTCTTAGGTATCGCCTGCAGTCCAATCCGTTGGTCGGCAAGCTCACGACCAAGTACTTCTTGCCGCTTGGCACTCGCCAGGTCGGCGATCACGTGGTGTTTTTCAACTTCGGCTACGAGGAGGATCCGCCGATGGCGTTGCCGCTGTCGGAGTCCGACGAGCCCAATCGGTATTGCATCCAGCTCTACCACCAGACGGCCAGTCAGGTGGACCTCACCGGCAAGGAGGTGCTAGAGGTCAGTTGTGGCGCCGGTGGCGGGGCCTCCTACATCGCCCGCAACCTAGGTCCGGCCTCCTACACGGGGCTGGACTTGAATCCGGCCAGCATCGACCTCTGCCGGGCAAAGCACCGGCTGCCCGGCCTGCAGTTCGTGCAGGGCGACGCGCAGAACCTGCCTTTCCCCGACGAATCCTTCGATGCGGTGGTCAATGTCGAAGCCTCGCACCAGTACCCCGACTTTCGCGGCTTCTTGGCCGAAGTGGCGCGCGTGCTTCGCCCGGGCGGACACTTCCTCTACACCGATTCCCGTCGAAATCCCGTCGTCGCCGAATGGGAGGCGGCGTTGGCCGATGCTCCGCTGCGCACGATTTCGCAGCGGGACATCGGCGCGCAGGCCAAGCGTGGGTTGGATGCGAACACGGCGCGTTCGCAAGAGGCCATCGGCCGCCGCGCACCCGTATTGCTGGCCGGCTTGACCCGCTGTGCGGTGCGTGTGCTGGACTGGGATCTACGTCGCGGCGGCGGGTTCAGCTATCGGATCTACTTGTTCGCCAAGGATTGATTCGGCGAGACCACACCCATGAAAAACTCATGAAATTTGTCGTGGCCAGCTATGGGACTCGCGGCGACATCGAGCCCTGCGCAGCGGTCGGCCTGGAGCTGCAGCGGCGCGGCCATGATGTGTGCCTTGCCGTGCCGCCCAACCTGATTGGTTTCGTGGAAACGGCCGGGCTGTCTGCTGTCGCATACGGAAGCAGGGACTCTCAGGAGCAGCTCGACGAGCAGTTCCTGCACAACGCGTGGAAACTTCAGAACCCCATCAAGCTGCTGCGTGAAGCGATGGCGCCCGTCACCGAGGGCTGGGCGGAGCTGAGCGCGATGTTGACGCCGGTGGCCGCCGGGGCCGACCTGCTGTTGACCGGTCAGATCTACCAGGAGGTGGTCGCCAACGTCGCCGAGCACCACGGCATTCCGTTGGCCGCGCTGCATTTTTATCCGGTGCGAGCCAATGGCGAGATCGCCTTTCCCGCGCGGCTGCCGGCGCCACTGGTCCGCTCCACCATCACGGCCATCGACTGGCTGTATTGGCGCATGACGAAAGGTGTTGAGGACGCGCAGCGGCGTGAACTGGGCCTGCCGAAGGCGTCAACTCCCGCGCCGCGGCGAATGGCCGTACGCGGGTCGCTGGAGATCCAAGCCTACGACGCGCTTTGCTTCCCGGGGCTGGCAGCGGAATGGGGCGGCCGACGCCCGTTCGTCGGCGCGTTGACGATGGAATCGGCGACCGACGCGGACGACGAGGTCGCTTCATGGATCGCTGCCGATACACCGCCGATTTATTTCGGCTTTGGCAGCATGCCGATCGGATCCCTGGCCGACCGGGTCGCCATGATCAGTGCGGCCTGCGCGGAGTTGGGCGAGCGCGCGTTGATTTGCTCGGGACCCAGCGATGCGACCGGAATCCCGCAGTTCGATCACGTGAAGGTGGTGCGTGTGGTCAGCCACGCGGCGGTCTTTCCCACCTGCCGTGCGGTCGTCCACCATGGCGGCGCGGGCACCACCGCCGCCGGTCTTCGAGCCGGTATCCCCACCTTGATTCTGTGGGTCACCTCCGACCAGCCGATCTGGGCTGCTCAGATCAAACAGCTGAAAGTAGGCCGGGGGAGACGCTTTTCAAGCGCCACCAAAGAATCGCTGATTGCCGACCTTCGAACGATACTTGCGCCGGACTATGTCACCCGAGCGCGGGAGATCGCGTCTCGGATGACCAAACCCGCCGCCAGCGTCACGGCCACCGCCGATCTGCTCGAAGATGCAGCCCGCCGTGCGCGCTAAGCGAGGGTGGCGCTTCGGCGAATGGCCTTCGGCGCGAGGATGATCGTTGTACGCTCCGCTTGTGTCCCTGATGATTACGGTGCCGGTGTTTGGGCAGCACGAATACACCCACGCACTCGTGGCCGACCTGGAACGTGAGGGCGCCGACTATCTCATCGTCGACAACCGCGGTGATTATCCTAGGATCGGCACCGAGCGAGTGAGCACACCGGGAGAGAACCTAGGCTGGGCCGGGGGGAGCGAGCTCGGTTTCCGACTTGCGTTCGCGGAGGGTTACTCCCACGCAATGACGCTCAACAACGACACCCGGGTCTCGAAGGGATTTGTTGCCGCGTTGCTCGACTCGCGGCTACCGGCCGACGCCGGAATGGTCGGGCCGATGTTTGACGTGGGTTTTCCCTTCGCGGTAGCTGACGAGAAACCAGACGCCGAAAGCTATGTTCCGCGAGCGCGATACCGGAAGGTGCCCGCAGTCGAGGGAACGGCGCTGGTGATGTCGCGGGATTGCTGGGATGCGGTCGGCGGCATGGACCTGTCCACGTTCGGGCGCTACGGATGGGGGCTCGACCTGGATCTCGCGTTACGGGCTCGAAAGTCCGGGTATGGCCTGTACACAACCGAGATGGCCTACATCAACCATTTCGGGCGCAAGACCGCCAATACGCACTTCGGTGGGCACCGGTATCACTGGGGTGCAAGTGCGGCCATGATCCGGGGATTGCGTCGAACGCATGGCTGGCCCGCCGCTATGGGTATCTTGCGGGAGATGGGGATGGCCCATCATCGTAAGTGGCACAAGTCATTTCCGCTCACCTGCCCGGCGAGCTGCTAGGCGTGCTCCCAGGCGTTTGGCGTGCCGTCGCCTCCAGCAGGTCCGCGGCCGCGGTGACGGCGGCTGTCGGCCGGGTCATCCGTGTCGAGATCTCACGTGCCCGCGCGGCGCATTCCGGCGCCAGGATCGATCGTAGCTCCTTGAGCAATGACCCGCGGGTGATGTTCGTAAAGCGTTTGGCAGAGCCGACTTTGAGTCGTTGGACGGCACCGGCCCAGATCGGTTGATCGGCCACGTCCCAGAGAATCAGCGTGGGCATTCCCGCTCGCAGGCCGGCGGCGGTGGTACCGGCGCCACCGTGGTGGACGACCGCGCGGCACTTGGGAAGGATGGTCGAATAGTTGACCAGGCCGACACGTTTCACGTGGTCGGCATGACGAATGCGGGTGGAGTTGGCTGCCGGAGAATAGATCAGGGCTCGCTCGCCGAGCTGTGCGCAGACATCGGAGATCATGGCGAGCGTTTGGACGGGCGTTTGGACGGGCGTGCTGCCGAAGCCGAAGTAGATGGGTGGTGTTCCGGCGGCGATCCACGACTCGAGTTCTTCGTTGGGTTCGCTGTGTAACTCCATGGTCAGCGGGCCGACAAACGGGCGGCGGTCGCTCCATTCGGCCGCCAGTCCGGGGAAAAAAACCGGGTCGTAGGCTTGGATTTCGGGCGCTCCGCGTTCCGCCAGCCGACGCACCGCCGGCGCCGGTGCTGGCGGTAGGCCCAGTTCACGTCGTTGCGCGCGATCGGCATCCTTGCTGACGTACGCATACAGCCGCCATGAGACCTTCATCGTCGCGCGCACCAGAGTCGCCGGCGTCGGTATCGACGGGATCGCGATTTGGCCGTTGACCTGCATCGGAAAGTGATGCAGTGCCGCAGCCGGAATGTCGTAGTACTCGGCGACGTTGGCTGCCACACCATGATATGTCTGGCCCGTCATCACCAGGTCGGCGCCGTCGGCCAACGTGGTCAACGTC
Above is a window of Mycobacterium tuberculosis H37Rv DNA encoding:
- the mmpL12 gene encoding transmembrane transport protein MmpL12, whose amino-acid sequence is MARHDEAKAGGLFDRIGNFVVRWPLIVIGCWIAVAAALTLLLPTLQAQAAKREQAPLPPGAPSMVLQKEMSAAFQEKIETSALLLVLLTNENGLGPADEAVYRKLIENLRADTQDKISVQDFLAVPEMKELLASKDNKAWNLPITFAGDAASPETQAAFKRVAAIVKQTVAGTSLTVHLSGPIATVADLTELGEKDVRIIEIGTAVSVLIILILVYRNLVTMLVPLATIGASVVTAQGTLSGLAEFGLAVNMQAIVFMSAVMIGAGTDYAVFLISRYHDYVRHGEKSDMAVKKALMSIGKVITASAATVAVTFLAMVFTKLEVFSAVGPAIAVAITVSLLGAVTLLPAILTLTGRRGWIKPRRDLTSRMWRRSGVRIVRRSTIHLVGSLIVLVALAGCTLLIRFNYDDLKTVPQHVESVKGYEAMNRHFPMNAMTPMVLFIKSPRDLRTPGALADIEMMSREIAELPNIVMVRGLTRPNGEPLKETKVSFQAGEVGGKLDEATTLLEEHGGELDQLTGGAHQLADALAQIRNEINGAVASSSGIVNTLQAMMDLMGGDKTIRQLENASQYVGRMRALGDNLSGTVTDAEQIATWASPMVNALNSSPVCNSDPACRTSRAQLAAIVQAQDDGLLRSIRALAVTLQQTQEYQTLARTVSTLDGQLKQVVSTLKAVDGLPTKLAQMQQGANALADGSAALAAGVQELVDQVKKMGSGLNEAADFLLGIKRDADKPSMAGFNIPPQIFSRDEFKKGAQIFLSADGHAARYFVQSALNPATTEAMDQVNDILRVADSARPNTELEDATIGLAGVPTALRDIRDYYNSDMKFIVIATIVIVFLILVILLRALVAPIYLIGSVLISYLSALGIGTLVFQLILGQEMHWSLPGLSFILLVAIGADYNMLLISRIRDESPHGIRIGVIRTVGSTGGVITSAGLIFAASMFGLVGASINTMAQAGFTIGIGIVLDTFLVRTVTVPALTTMIGRANWWPSELGRDPSTPPTKADRWLRRVKGHRRKAPIPAPKPPHTKVVRNTNGHASKAATKSVPNGKPADLAEGNGEYLIDHLRRHSLPLFGYAAMPAYDVVDGVSKPNGDGAHIGKEPVDHLLGHSLPLFGLAGLPSYDRWDDTSIGEPAVGHAGSKPDAKLST
- a CDS encoding methyltransferase, with protein sequence MTITALTVTLPLLWRRLTTAGVKYADQGHFVGSAGVPAADAGGRDAASEQIARWTQTCTVVLVCGHGPAKWAFRSWCTSRSCDTLPVALRYRLQSNPLVGKLTTKYFLPLGTRQVGDHVVFFNFGYEEDPPMALPLSESDEPNRYCIQLYHQTASQVDLTGKEVLEVSCGAGGGASYIARNLGPASYTGLDLNPASIDLCRAKHRLPGLQFVQGDAQNLPFPDESFDAVVNVEASHQYPDFRGFLAEVARVLRPGGHFLYTDSRRNPVVAEWEAALADAPLRTISQRDIGAQAKRGLDANTARSQEAIGRRAPVLLAGLTRCAVRVLDWDLRRGGGFSYRIYLFAKD
- a CDS encoding glycosyltransferase, giving the protein MKFVVASYGTRGDIEPCAAVGLELQRRGHDVCLAVPPNLIGFVETAGLSAVAYGSRDSQEQLDEQFLHNAWKLQNPIKLLREAMAPVTEGWAELSAMLTPVAAGADLLLTGQIYQEVVANVAEHHGIPLAALHFYPVRANGEIAFPARLPAPLVRSTITAIDWLYWRMTKGVEDAQRRELGLPKASTPAPRRMAVRGSLEIQAYDALCFPGLAAEWGGRRPFVGALTMESATDADDEVASWIAADTPPIYFGFGSMPIGSLADRVAMISAACAELGERALICSGPSDATGIPQFDHVKVVRVVSHAAVFPTCRAVVHHGGAGTTAAGLRAGIPTLILWVTSDQPIWAAQIKQLKVGRGRRFSSATKESLIADLRTILAPDYVTRAREIASRMTKPAASVTATADLLEDAARRAR
- the wbbL2 gene encoding rhamnosyl transferase WbbL, which produces MYAPLVSLMITVPVFGQHEYTHALVADLEREGADYLIVDNRGDYPRIGTERVSTPGENLGWAGGSELGFRLAFAEGYSHAMTLNNDTRVSKGFVAALLDSRLPADAGMVGPMFDVGFPFAVADEKPDAESYVPRARYRKVPAVEGTALVMSRDCWDAVGGMDLSTFGRYGWGLDLDLALRARKSGYGLYTTEMAYINHFGRKTANTHFGGHRYHWGASAAMIRGLRRTHGWPAAMGILREMGMAHHRKWHKSFPLTCPASC
- a CDS encoding glycosyltransferase; its protein translation is MKFVLAVHGTRGDVEPCAAVGVELRRRGHAVHMAVPPNLIEFVESAGLTGVAYGPDSDEQINTVAAFVRNLTRAQNPLNLARAVKELFVEGWAEMGTTLTTLADGADLVMTGQTYHGVAANVAEYYDIPAAALHHFPMQVNGQIAIPSIPTPATLVRATMKVSWRLYAYVSKDADRAQRRELGLPPAPAPAVRRLAERGAPEIQAYDPVFFPGLAAEWSDRRPFVGPLTMELHSEPNEELESWIAAGTPPIYFGFGSTPVQTPVQTLAMISDVCAQLGERALIYSPAANSTRIRHADHVKRVGLVNYSTILPKCRAVVHHGGAGTTAAGLRAGMPTLILWDVADQPIWAGAVQRLKVGSAKRFTNITRGSLLKELRSILAPECAARAREISTRMTRPTAAVTAAADLLEATARQTPGSTPSSSPGR